One Gimesia aquarii DNA segment encodes these proteins:
- a CDS encoding DUF6678 family protein → MQSVMNNTKWRELQMAMYGIKDFCPRWRTRCLENGYLASWDGEWFYHFSEQGYDWIEWVEIKTENAEEDSIVLSELKRIHVPGHRTEHGFKVYGYVKEGQPVNYL, encoded by the coding sequence GTGCAATCTGTTATGAACAACACTAAGTGGCGTGAATTGCAAATGGCGATGTATGGGATCAAAGATTTTTGTCCAAGGTGGCGCACGCGTTGTCTTGAAAATGGCTATCTTGCGTCTTGGGACGGTGAATGGTTTTACCATTTTTCTGAGCAAGGTTATGACTGGATTGAATGGGTAGAAATCAAAACAGAGAATGCCGAAGAGGATTCAATTGTTCTCTCAGAATTGAAAAGAATCCATGTCCCCGGTCATCGAACGGAACATGGATTCAAAGTTTATGGGTATGTAAAAGAAGGTCAACCTGTTAATTATTTATAA
- a CDS encoding SRPBCC family protein: MTRTTMTRTIDAPLEDVFNTVADISQYSEAVPHIVKIEFLTESKTGVGTRFRETRLMKGKEAATELEVTEYVENDRVRMVADSHGTVWDSLFTVRSENGKTNLTLIMEARAYKFLPRLMNPLIKGMVAKAVGMDMDMVKAHCENQQK; this comes from the coding sequence ATGACTCGAACGACTATGACGCGAACCATTGATGCACCATTGGAAGACGTTTTCAACACCGTTGCTGACATCAGTCAGTATTCCGAAGCGGTTCCGCATATTGTTAAGATTGAGTTTCTGACGGAATCTAAAACAGGCGTTGGAACTCGCTTTCGTGAAACGCGACTCATGAAGGGCAAAGAAGCAGCGACCGAATTAGAAGTCACCGAGTACGTCGAAAATGATCGTGTGCGGATGGTGGCCGACAGTCATGGGACTGTGTGGGATTCGCTTTTTACAGTCAGATCAGAAAATGGAAAAACGAATTTAACCCTGATCATGGAGGCCAGGGCTTACAAGTTCCTGCCGCGATTGATGAACCCACTCATCAAAGGCATGGTTGCGAAAGCTGTGGGGATGGATATGGATATGGTCAAAGCGCACTGTGAAAATCAACAAAAATAA
- a CDS encoding ABC transporter permease, whose protein sequence is MNQARFVIKSLLYYWRTNLAVLLGVIAATAVIGGALIVGDSVRGSLRQMTLDRLGEIDYVVSGHRFFREQLATDLKNSAKLPADIKTIAPALVLRGSLEKNNKDQHLRVGQVNIFGTDERLWSLLDHETEMPSPTGDEAILNARVAQQLEASVGDEITLWIELPSAIPRDSLLGEREEQSVEITLTVKDILTETSKAGRLALLPNQQLPLDLFLSLKTLQAALDLDEIKPSRRNPESRPGRVNSLFFSSDTETAGRSFEALQTAQDLDTALKSVLTLEDLNLKIVPNEPFHYLSLESEQMILDPQIEQAGLEAANSLHLDQSPVMVYIANEISHPQQKEENQKPRFSMYSVVAGVDFSEKAPFGPFVFKGEKPKLPLKENEIVLNQWLADDLKAKVGDSIRMTYHVVGSRGELPEVEKAFIVRGIVTLDGTPAADRKLTPDMEGITDADTFGDWKQPFPMKLDRVTERDEAYWDKYKATPKAFVALETAQTLWNSRYGNLTSLRVSPLPDSSLKETADRFGTELLTKIDVFKTGLTVQPIKFFGLMAASGTTDFTGLFIGFSFFIILSAIILIRLLFKLGIDRRVSSIGLLAAIGFTPQQVKQVVFKEALAVILLGGVLGIIAAIGYASLMLYGLKTWWIGAIGTRFLFLHLTVTSLGVGILISVLCSAFVTWRAMAELKRLSIRSLLSGVNSPESDSAKDARRIGYLYKITFGLALVLILATVSGLIPQTEAFSGFSLQTVSFFLVGTLALVSSLSFLSSRLRIESAIPIQGRGTGALIKLGIRNAGRFRQRSVLTTALIASATFVLVSVAAGHRNPAVETPELNSGNGGFTLVAESTSPLIFDLNTSEGRAKTLINIPDDESTQQLLSEMKVIPFRVKPGENASCLNIYQTSVPTILGVPQELIERGGFKFADTPGKNPWELLNEKQDDGSIPALGDMNTLMYSLHKGIGTTVGIPSDERPEHKLKIKGMFDGSIFQGVLLISEEHFQKLFPEQAGFQYFLIEVPPQQASQLSSVLETGLTEYGFDADLVANRLADFLAVQNTYLSTFQTLGGLGLLLGTLGLATVMLRNVVERRSELALLRAVGMTGGNVALIVLSENAFLLIWGLVSGTVSALLAMLPHLLSTGADLPWESGILILLAVLITGMLAALLAVVDAIRAPILATLRAQ, encoded by the coding sequence ATGAATCAAGCCCGATTTGTTATCAAAAGCCTGTTGTATTACTGGCGCACAAATTTGGCCGTCTTGTTGGGAGTCATTGCTGCTACTGCTGTCATTGGAGGAGCTTTGATCGTTGGTGATTCGGTTCGAGGCAGCTTAAGACAGATGACACTCGATCGATTGGGTGAAATCGATTATGTCGTCTCCGGCCATCGTTTCTTTCGCGAGCAACTGGCTACGGATCTCAAAAACTCAGCAAAACTACCAGCTGACATCAAGACGATTGCTCCCGCGCTCGTACTTAGAGGCAGTCTTGAGAAAAACAACAAAGATCAGCACCTGCGTGTGGGCCAAGTCAATATCTTTGGCACTGACGAACGTCTCTGGTCTCTGCTGGATCATGAAACAGAGATGCCGTCTCCTACGGGAGACGAGGCCATACTCAATGCACGGGTGGCACAACAATTAGAGGCTTCAGTCGGTGATGAAATCACACTCTGGATTGAACTCCCCTCTGCCATCCCCCGTGATTCCCTGTTAGGTGAGCGAGAAGAACAGTCGGTCGAAATCACTCTCACGGTCAAAGATATTCTTACAGAAACATCCAAAGCAGGACGACTGGCTCTACTGCCTAACCAGCAACTGCCGCTGGACCTGTTTCTTTCATTAAAAACACTTCAGGCTGCTTTGGATCTGGATGAAATCAAACCTTCGCGTCGTAACCCAGAATCACGACCCGGTCGAGTGAATTCTTTGTTTTTCAGTTCAGACACTGAAACAGCAGGTAGATCGTTCGAAGCATTACAGACGGCACAAGACTTGGATACTGCGTTGAAAAGCGTATTGACGCTTGAAGATTTGAATCTCAAAATCGTTCCGAATGAACCATTTCACTATCTCTCGCTGGAAAGCGAGCAGATGATTCTGGATCCGCAAATTGAGCAGGCGGGCCTCGAAGCAGCAAATAGTTTGCATCTGGATCAATCCCCGGTGATGGTTTACATTGCGAACGAAATCAGTCATCCCCAGCAAAAAGAGGAAAATCAAAAGCCGCGATTCTCGATGTATTCTGTTGTCGCCGGTGTCGACTTTTCAGAAAAGGCGCCCTTTGGGCCCTTCGTATTTAAAGGTGAAAAACCAAAGCTTCCTCTCAAAGAAAATGAAATTGTTCTCAATCAATGGTTGGCGGACGATTTGAAAGCGAAAGTCGGCGATTCCATTCGCATGACCTATCACGTGGTTGGCTCGCGAGGAGAACTCCCGGAAGTCGAAAAGGCGTTTATCGTTCGTGGAATTGTGACCCTCGATGGAACTCCCGCTGCTGACCGAAAACTGACACCTGATATGGAAGGCATTACCGATGCGGATACGTTCGGTGATTGGAAGCAACCCTTCCCCATGAAGTTGGACCGGGTCACGGAACGAGATGAAGCGTACTGGGACAAATATAAAGCGACCCCCAAAGCGTTTGTTGCTTTGGAAACAGCGCAAACATTATGGAACAGTCGTTATGGTAATCTGACATCCCTGCGGGTGAGCCCTTTGCCCGACAGCTCACTGAAAGAAACAGCAGACAGATTTGGAACAGAACTCCTCACAAAGATCGATGTTTTTAAAACAGGACTTACGGTTCAGCCCATCAAGTTTTTTGGTTTGATGGCTGCCAGTGGGACAACTGACTTCACGGGACTGTTTATTGGCTTCAGCTTTTTCATCATCCTGTCAGCCATTATTTTAATCCGTCTGTTATTCAAATTGGGAATTGACCGTCGTGTTTCCTCCATCGGACTCTTAGCGGCAATTGGATTTACTCCGCAACAAGTTAAACAAGTCGTCTTCAAAGAAGCATTAGCAGTGATTCTGTTAGGGGGAGTGTTGGGAATCATCGCGGCCATCGGATATGCCTCGTTGATGCTGTATGGCTTGAAAACCTGGTGGATCGGTGCGATTGGGACACGCTTCCTGTTTCTGCATTTGACGGTCACCAGCCTTGGCGTAGGAATTCTGATTTCCGTTTTGTGTTCCGCATTTGTTACCTGGCGCGCGATGGCAGAACTGAAACGGCTCTCGATACGTAGCCTGCTTTCCGGTGTCAACTCGCCTGAGTCAGACAGCGCCAAAGATGCTCGACGTATTGGATATCTCTATAAAATTACTTTCGGACTGGCATTGGTTTTGATACTGGCGACCGTCTCCGGGCTCATTCCACAAACAGAAGCTTTTTCCGGTTTCTCTTTGCAGACAGTTTCCTTCTTTCTGGTAGGAACGCTCGCATTGGTATCCAGCCTCTCCTTTTTATCAAGCAGACTGCGAATCGAATCGGCAATCCCAATTCAAGGCAGAGGTACAGGAGCCTTAATCAAACTGGGAATTCGAAATGCCGGTCGGTTTCGACAGCGTAGTGTTTTAACCACAGCGTTGATCGCATCAGCAACGTTTGTGTTAGTCTCCGTTGCTGCCGGACATCGTAACCCGGCTGTTGAGACTCCGGAACTCAATTCGGGGAATGGTGGCTTTACGCTCGTTGCAGAATCAACGTCTCCTTTGATCTTTGATTTGAATACTTCCGAAGGCCGCGCGAAAACTCTAATCAACATTCCCGATGATGAATCGACACAACAATTATTGAGCGAGATGAAAGTCATTCCCTTTCGTGTCAAACCGGGAGAAAATGCAAGCTGCCTGAATATTTATCAAACGAGTGTTCCCACCATATTGGGAGTGCCTCAAGAATTGATCGAACGAGGCGGCTTTAAGTTCGCAGACACCCCCGGAAAAAATCCCTGGGAATTGTTGAATGAAAAACAGGACGATGGCTCGATTCCCGCCCTGGGTGATATGAATACGTTAATGTATAGCCTGCATAAAGGAATTGGAACGACAGTAGGGATTCCTTCCGACGAACGGCCCGAACACAAATTAAAAATCAAAGGCATGTTTGATGGTAGTATTTTTCAAGGGGTGTTGTTGATCTCGGAAGAACACTTTCAAAAACTCTTTCCTGAACAGGCGGGGTTCCAATATTTTTTGATTGAAGTTCCGCCTCAGCAAGCTTCGCAACTATCGAGTGTTCTCGAAACAGGTTTAACCGAGTATGGATTCGATGCCGATCTTGTTGCCAATCGCCTGGCAGATTTTCTGGCTGTTCAAAATACCTACCTCTCTACCTTTCAGACATTAGGAGGCCTGGGATTGCTTTTGGGTACCCTGGGGCTGGCAACTGTAATGCTGCGCAATGTCGTAGAACGACGAAGCGAATTGGCATTGTTACGAGCGGTCGGAATGACAGGCGGCAATGTTGCGTTGATTGTACTTTCAGAAAATGCTTTTCTATTAATCTGGGGTCTCGTTTCTGGAACCGTCTCGGCATTATTAGCAATGCTGCCACATCTGCTCTCAACAGGCGCCGATCTTCCCTGGGAAAGTGGAATCTTGATTCTCTTAGCGGTGCTTATCACAGGTATGCTCGCCGCATTACTGGCTGTCGTTGATGCCATCAGGGCACCTATTTTGGCTACCTTGCGGGCGCAATAA